From Carassius auratus strain Wakin chromosome 1, ASM336829v1, whole genome shotgun sequence, the proteins below share one genomic window:
- the LOC113104414 gene encoding cdc42 effector protein 4-like, translating to MPILKQLVSSSSQSKRRSRADLTAEMISAPLGDFRHTMHVGRGGDAFGDTSFLSTRSGEPPKEPEVQQSSPKQSLLSRTFRSSKRSQSANRDKLDKSKLAPPGGSPSYVKNAISLPYLNDDDTGLSTGIRFPKSVSSSPLKKLPDDEIKPLNGATASPVSDLELDERNFGELTDLRPSVPYTGGMKRTESIMSFNIDLGPSMLGDILSVMDKKGFDDDDLGYEEGKSCEGFSSPTQSPPNEVEEEDSLPPIRPPRQRPVTDTYTPELQTRNHQNLDSCSLSSSGSTVLDEKSHNQMYEGNTNNIKFSSPRVQDDGDFSYMDDDDDDEIRV from the coding sequence ATGCCAATTCTGAAGCAGCTCGTGTCCTCGTCCTCCCAGTCGAAGCGACGTTCTCGTGCTGACCTGACTGCGGAGATGATCAGCGCACCTTTGGGAGACTTCCGTCACACTATGCACGTGGGTCGAGGAGGTGACGCATTCGGGGACACCTCCTTTCTTAGCACCCGCTCAGGGGAGCCACCAAAGGAGCCAGAGGTACAGCAGAGCTCACCTAAACAGAGCCTCCTTTCTCGTACATTCCGAAGCAGCAAGCGTTCGCAGTCGGCCAATCGTGACAAGCTTGACAAATCCAAACTGGCGCCCCCCGGTGGTTCGCCGAGTTATGTAAAAAATGCAATCTCACTGCCATATTTGAATGACGATGACACGGGACTAAGTACTGGAATCCGCTTTCCCAAGAGTGTGTCCTCAAGTCCTTTAAAGAAACTTCCAGATGACGAAATAAAGCCACTTAATGGAGCCACGGCATCCCCTGTATCAGACTTAGAGCTGGACGAGAGGAATTTTGGAGAGCTGACTGACTTGCGTCCATCGGTTCCTTATACCGGAGGCATGAAACGTACCGAGTCCATTATGTCCTTCAACATTGATCTGGGTCCCTCAATGCTTGGTGACATCTTGAGTGTGATGGACAAGAAGGGCTTTGACGATGACGATCTGGGATATGAAGAGGGGAAGAGTTGCGAGGGATTCAGCTCGCCAACCCAAAGCCCACCCAACGAGGTGGAAGAAGAGGACTCTCTTCCTCCAATCCGGCCCCCACGCCAAAGGCCAGTCACCGACACTTACACTCCAGAGCTCCAAACCAGGAACCATCAAAACCTGGACAGCTGTTCCCTCTCCAGTTCAGGGTCCACCGTGCTGGATGAAAAATCCCACAATCAGATGTATGAGGGGAACACAAACAACATCAAGTTCAGCTCACCTCGTGTTCAAGACGACGGGGACTTCTCCTACATGGATGACGACGATGATGACGAGATTAGGGTGTAA